Proteins from a genomic interval of Medicago truncatula cultivar Jemalong A17 chromosome 3, MtrunA17r5.0-ANR, whole genome shotgun sequence:
- the LOC120579485 gene encoding putative disease resistance RPP13-like protein 1, with the protein MWHVSKGGDEINSVLRLSYHNLPSNLKRCFAYCSIFPKGYEFEKDELIKLWMAEGLLKCCGRDKSEEELGNEFLDDLESISFFQEPLYSWGDKSFVMHDLVNDLAKSESNEFCLQIEGDSLQDISERTRHVCCYLDLEDDVGILNHISKIKGLRSLLVLPRDYGEECFMISNNLQRDLFSKLKYLRMLSFYGCELRELSGEIGNLKLLRYLNLTKSLIERLPDSICKLYKLETLILERCSELTILPSKFYKLVSLRHLNLKGCNIKKMPKQMGSLNHLQTLSHFVVGEENGSNIQELGNLNRLQGELCISGMEHVIDPVDAAGANLKDKKHVEELNMEWSYKFNTNGRESDVFEALQPNSSLKRLIISHYKGNRFANWMRGCDLPNLVSIRLTHCALCSELPPLGQLPSLKEISISGCDKIRIIGKEFYGNNSTNVPFRSLEILHFDSMSEWEEWSRLEGFPLLKELSIRKCPKLKRALPQHLPSLQKLEINDCKMLEASIPKCDNMIELDIQKCDRILVNELPTSLKRLFLCDNQYTEFSVDQNLINVLFLEELKLDFRGCVNCASLDLRCFNSLSYLSIKGWGSSSLPFSLHLFTKLHYLYLHGCPKLESLPMGGLPFNLRGLSIYNCPKLIGSREEWGLFNSIP; encoded by the coding sequence ATGTGGCATGTATCGAAGGGTGGTGATGAAATTAACTCAGTATTGAGATTGAGTTACCATAATCTCCCTTCCAATCTAAAGCGTTGTTTTGCCTATTGTTCAATATTTCCCAAGGGttatgaatttgaaaaggaTGAATTGATCAAGCTTTGGATGGCAGAAGGTTTGCTGAAATGTTGCGGAAGAGACaaaagtgaagaagagttgGGTAATGAATTCTTGGATGATCTAGAGtccatttcattttttcaagaACCACTATATTCATGGGGGGATAAAAGTTTTGTCATGCATGATCTTGTCAATGATTTGGCAAAATCAGAGTCCAATGAGTTTTGCTTACAAATTGAGGGTGATAGTCTGCAAGATATATCTGAAAGAACACGACATGTTTGCTGCTATCTCGATTTGGAAGATGATGTAGGAATATTGAATCACATTTCTAAGATCAAGGGATTACGCAGCTTGTTGGTATTACCACGAGACTACGGTGAAGAATGCTTCATGATAAGCAACAATTTGCAACGTGATTTATTTTCGAAACTAAAATATTTGCGGATGTTGTCGTTCTATGGTTGTGAACTCAGAGAGCTATCAGGTGAGATAGGAAATCTAAAGCTTTTGCGATATCTAAACCTGACTAAATCATTAATTGAAAGGTTGCCTGACTCAATTTGTAAGCTGTACAAATTAGAGACTCTGATACTGGAACGCTGTTCTGAATTGACTATACTCccttcaaaattttacaaacttGTGAGTTTACGCCATCTTAATCTCAAAGGATGTAATATAAAGAAAATGCCAAAGCAGATGGGGAGTCTAAACCATCTTCAAACACTGAGTCATTTTGTTGTGGGAGAGGAGAATGGGTCTAATATTCAGGAGTTGGGTAATCTCAATCGTCTTCAAGGGGAACTTTGTATTTCAGGGATGGAACATGTCATCGATCCCGTGGATGCTGCAGGAGCAAATTTGAAAGATAAGAAACATGTAGAAGAATTAAATATGGAGTGGAGTTACAAATTCAATACCAATGGAAGAGAATCAGATGTCTTTGAGGCTCTTCAACCAAATAGCAGCTTGAAGAGGCTTATCATCTCACACTACAAAGGTAATAGGTTTGCAAATTGGATGAGGGGTTGTGATTTACCCAACTTAGTTTCAATTAGACTAACTCACTGTGCTTTATGTTCCGAGTTGCCACCACTTGGACAACTCCCTTCTCTCAAAGAGATTTCAATTTCAGGCTGTGATAAAATAAGGATCATAGGGAAAGAATTTTATGGCAATAATTCCACAAATGTTCCATTCAGATCCCTTGAAATTCTGCATTTTGATTCGATGTCGGAATGGGAGGAATGGTCACGTCTTGAAGGGTTTCCTTTGCTTAAAGAACTTTCTATAAGAAAATGTCCCAAGTTGAAAAGGGCTCTGCCTCAACACCTCCCTTCTTTGCAAAAATTGgagattaatgattgcaagatGTTGGAAGCATCAATTCCCAAGTGTGATAATATGATAGAGTTAGATATACAGAAATGTGATAGAATTTTGGTAAATGAATTGCCGACAAGTTTGAAAAGGTTATTCCTTTGTGATAATCAGTACACCGAGTTCTCCGTGGACCAAAATCTAATCAATGTTCTCTTTCTTGAAGAGTTGAAGTTGGATTTCAGAGGCTGTGTAAACTGTGCCTCTTTGGATTTACGTTGCTTTAATTCTCTAAGCTATCTTTCAATAAAAGGATGGGGCTCCTCCTCATTACCTTTTTCACTACACTTGTTCACCAAACTTCATTATCTGTATCTGCACGGTTGTCCAAAGCTGGAATCCCTTCCAATGGGTGGTTTGCCTTTCAACTTGAGGGGCCTGTCAATATACAATTGCCCAAAACTGATTGGTTCGAGAGAGGAGTGGGGTTTGTTCAACTCAATTCCTTGA
- the LOC112419448 gene encoding uncharacterized protein, which translates to MEYYEYYRRWMYDRTFPGRTGLKPQFVEGVDGFISWAWEQEICRDEGGIRCPCLKCRCRHIITDPGDVKKHLKKVGFMPNYWVWTYNGEMFQNFGAGVNAQASTSHGGTNVETNVEYNEDVNTYQFNMMDDMVADALGVELSYGEDVEDDEEEQPPNEKAQRFYRLLSESNTPLYEGSSHSKLSMCVWLLSHKSNYLNPDDGMDDITKMLKAVTPFKDNLPMNYHAAKRLVMKLGLSVKKIDCCRNGCMLFYDNEFGINDGALEECKFCQSPRYGISKQKRVAVKSMFYLPIIPRLQRLFASMKTASQMTWHHSNGIPRVMRHPSDGEAWKHFDRVHPDFAADPRNVRLGLCSDGFQPYVQSSAKPYSCWPIIVTPYNLPPEMCMTKPYLFLSCIVPGPDNPKAGIDVFLQPLIDDLKRLWVGELTYDISRKQNFKLRAALMWTINDFPAYGMLSGWSTHGRFACPHCMENTKAFTLESGGKSSWFDCHRPFLPHNHPFRRLKNGFKKDERVFVGPPPKITLEEVWTRVCDYPKVTDYGRAVPIPRYGVDHHWTKRSIFWDLPYWKDNLLRHNLDVMHIEKNVFDNIFNTVMDVKGKTKDNEKARKDLQIYCKRKDLELKPQPNGKLLKLKANYSLSAQEAKLVCQWLKDLRMPDGYSSNIGRCADVNTGRLHGMKSHDSHIFMENFIPIAFSSLPKHVLDPLIEISQFFKNLCASTLRVDELEKMEKNMPIIICQLEQIFPPGFFDSMEHLPVHLAYEAILGGPVQYRWMYHFERFMGDSKRAVKNLAKVEGSIVAIYTAKETTYFIGHYFVDRLLTPSNTRNEVQVNDLRDPSTLSVFNLDGRHAGKVLQYWMVDQKEMRSAHVHVLINCAEVKPYLEEFIAFYAEFGEGSTVGSIHEYFPAWFKQRVYNAEPTDEVIRLRQLSQGPLQCANEFHTYFVNGYKFHTHSWTEGKKTINSGVYVKGVTDGGEDDFYGVIKHIYELSYNDNKVVLFYCDWFDPSPRWTKINKLCNTVDIRVDKKYKEYDPFIMAHNVRQVYYVPYPPTLPRKRGWSVAIKTKPRGRIETEERNEEVAYQADDMTHVNEIIEVDQVTSWQDSQVEGDQVDPSILEMRDEVEDENEDVVDDNNEGDQQDNQVDDGDVDEYNYASDNNT; encoded by the exons ATGGAGTATTATGAATATTATCGTCGTTGGATGTACGATAGGACGTTTCCGGGAAGAACTGGACTAAAACCGCAATTTGTCGAAGGAGTTGACGGATTTATTTCATGGGCATGGGAGCAAGAAATCTGTAGAGATGAGGGAGGAATTAGATGTCCGTGTCTAAAATGTAGGTGCAGACATATAATTACCGATCCTGGAGATGTGAAGAAACACCTAAAAAAAGTTGGTTTTATGCCTAATTATTGGGTTTGGACATATAATGGTGAAATGTTTCAGAATTTTGGGGCAGGGGTCAATGCACAAGCTTCTACTAGCCATGGTGGAACAAATGTGGAAACAAATGTGGAATACAATGAAGATGTCAACACATATCAATTCAACATGATGGATGATATGGTTGCGGACGCTTTAGGGGTGGAATTGTCTTACGGtgaagatgttgaagatgatgaagaggaaCAACCCCCGAATGAGAAGGCGCAAAGATTTTACCGATTGTTGAGTGAAAGTAATACACCTTTGTATGAAGGGTCTTCGCACTCTAAGCTATCTATGTGTGTGTGGCTTTTATCTCATAAGTCGAACTATCTTAATCCTGATGATGGTATGGATGATATTACGAAGATGTTGAAGGCCGTTACTCCGTTCAAAGATAATCTGCCAATGAATTATCATGCTGCGAAGAGGTTGGTGATGAAGTTGGGATTATCAGTTAAAAAGATTGATTGTTGTAGAAATGGATGCATGTTGTTCTATGACAATGAGTTTGGGATAAATGATGGAGCATTGGAGGAATGTAAATTTTGTCAAAGCCCGAGGTACGGTATTAGCAAGCAGAAACGAGTTGCGGTTAAGTCAATGTTTTACTTGCCGATAATACCAAGATTACAAAGACTATTTGCATCGATGAAAACTGCTAGTCAAATGACGTGGCATCATTCAAATGGAATTCCCAGAGTGATGCGACATCCTTCTGACGGTGAAGCGTGGAAACACTTTGATCGAGTACATCCTGATTTTGCAGCAGATCCACGGAATGTGAGACTTGGATTATGCTCTGACGGTTTTCAGCCATATGTCCAATCCTCGGCAAAACCATATTCTTGTTGGCCAATCATTGTAACCCCGTATAATCTCCCTCCTGAAATGTGCATGACAAAACCATACTTGTTTTTGAGTTGTATTGTACCAGGACCAGATAACCCTAAAGCAGGAATAGACGTGTTTCTACAAccgttaattgatgatttgaagagGTTGTGGGTTGGAGAATTGACATATGATATTTctagaaaacaaaatttcaagttgAGAGCAGCTTTGATGTGGACAATTAATGATTTTCCCGCTTATGGCATGTTGTCCGGTTGGAGTACTCATGGTAGATTTGCATGTCCACATTGTATGGAAAATACAAAGGCATTTACTTTGGAAAGTGGAGGGAAGAGTTCGTGGTTTGACTGTCATCGTCCGTTCTTGCCTCATAATCACCCGTTTAGAAGACTTAAGAATGGTTTCAAGAAGGATGAGAGAGTTTTTGTTGGTCCTCCACCTAAGATTACATTAGAAGAAGTGTGGACAAGAGTTTGTGATTATCCAAAAGTCACTGATTATGGTCGAGCTGTCCCAATACCAAGATACGGAGTAGACCACCACTGGACTAAAAGGAGTATATTTTGGGACCTCCCATATTGGAAAGATAACTTGCTCAGACATAATCTTGATGTAATGCACATTGAGAAGAATGTCTTTGACAACATATTTAACACAGTGATGGATGTCAAAGGCAAAACAAAAGACAATGAGAAGGCTAGAAAAGACTTACAAATATATTGCAAAAGAAAGGATTTGGAGTTGAAACCTCAACCGAATGGGAAGTTGTTGAAACTGAAAGCCAACTACAGCCTATCTGCCCAAGAAGCGAAATTAGTGTGTCAATGGTTGAAGGATTTGAGAATGCCCGATGGATATTCTTCTAACATAGGCAGGTGTGCCGATGTCAACACGGGAAGGTTGCATGGGATGAAAAGTCATGACTCTCACATTTTCATGGAGAACTTTATCCCAATTGCATTTAGTTCATTGCCCAAACATGTGCTAGATCCACTTATTGAGAttagtcaattttttaaaaatttgtgcgCTTCAACCTTGAGAGTTGATGAACTTGAGAAAATGGAGAAGAATATGCCAATCATTATCTGTCAGTTGGAGCAAATTTTTCCACCAGGTTTCTTTGACTCTATGGAACATCTTCCTGTGCATCTGGCATATGAAGCTATACTTGGCGGACCTGTTCAATATAGGTGGATGTACCATTTTGAAAGATTCATGGGTGACTCAAAACGAGCAGTTAAAAATCTGGCCAAAGTGGAAGGATCAATTGTTGCTATTTACACCGCCAAGGAAACCACATACTTTATCGGCCATTATTTCGTTGATCGTCTACTTACTCCATCAAATACAAGAAATGAAGTTCAGGTTAACGATTTACGGGATCCATCAACCTTATCCGTATTCAATCTTGATGGTCGACACGCGGGCAAGGTGCTTCAATATTGGATGGTAGATCAGAAAGAGATGCGGTCTGCTCATGTTCATGTTTTGATTAATTGTGCGGAAGTTAAACCATACCTTGA GGAATTTATTGCTTTTTATGCGGAGTTTGGTGAAGGATCGACAGTTGGTTCGATACATGAATATTTTCCAGCTTGGTTTAAACAAAGAGTGTATAATGCCGAGCCAACTGATGAAGTCATCCGTTTACGGCAATTATCTCAGGGTCCTTTACAATGTGCCAATGAATTTCACACCTACTTCGTGAATGGATATAAATTTCATACCCACTCTTGGACGGAAGGCAAAAAGACTATTAATAGTGGTGTTTATGTAAAAGGAGTTACAGATGGAGGTGAAGATGATTTCTATGGCGTGATCAAACACATTTATGAGCTTTCATATAATGACAATAAAGTGGTGTTGTTTTATTGTGACTGGTTTGATCCCTCGCCTAGAtggactaaaattaataaattatgcaACACTGTTGACATTCGAGTcgacaaaaaatataaagaatatgACCCGTTTATCATGGCACATAATGTTAGGCAAGTGTACTATGTTCCTTATCCCCCAACTCTACCACGCAAACGGGGTTGGTCTGttgcaatcaaaacaaaaccgAGGGGCCGCATCGAGACTGAAGAACGAAACGAAGAAGTTGCTTACCAAGCCGATGATATGACACATGTAAATGAGATAATTGAAGTAGATCAAGTTACAAGTTGGCAAGACTCTCAGGTTGAAGGGGATCAGGTTGATCCTTCTATTTTGGAGATGCGtgatgaagttgaagatgagaatgaagacgttgttgatgataataatGAAGGGGACCAGCAAGACAATCAAGTTGATGATGGTGATGTAGATGAATATAACTATGCGTCTGATAACAACACTTGA
- the LOC112420052 gene encoding uncharacterized protein yields the protein MTPYEYARSKRIEVINEKIHALNLPILAQSLVKSSSATKKPSSGRSRFVQPGALKVANKKRLRSHDLPQAPPPPTHVTPPPAPVQETYPLTSKVTTLPEIVEVTELPSSQATSHNHSIPFPDSEDDVLDDAPNITQKKKSKYWDLEVINGVGHVSNMRLVVYDVLLESPNGTRIITRWNGRQPVGEAAGFLASFLGTLARMYRDFPIMFESWDKIPEKTKTKVYDEKIKTKFVVDDGDNKSYILTSIGRKWKDERCRLFKEHYKWDLPLEVNLANYPRHIGPTDWALFVAYRRKPDTQKKAQKNVANRKKLTTPHTLGKKSLARKKDELV from the exons ATGACACCATATGAATATGCGCGGAGCAAAAGAATTGAAGTTATTAATGAAAAGATTCACGCTCTCAATCTGCCAATTCTCGCCCAATCCCTTGTCAAATCGTCTTCTGCCACTAAAAAACCTTCATCG GGTCGTTCAAGGTTTGTACAACCTGGAGCTCTTAAGGTAGCAAACAAGAAGCGCCTTCGTTCGCATGACTTACCACAAGCCCCTCCACCACCCACACATGTGACACCACCACCTGCACCAGTCCAAGAGACATATCCACTAACTAGCAAGGTGACAACACTGCCGGAAATAGTCGAGGTGACTGAACTGCCATCTTCCCAGgccacatcacataatcattctATTCCATTccctgattctgaagatgacgtgTTAGATGATGCGCCGAATATTactcaaaaaaagaaatctaaATATTGGGATTTAGAAGTTATAA ATGGGGTGGGTCATGTTTCAAACATGCGTTTAGTGGTGTATGATGTGTTGCTTGAATCTCCTAATGGAACAAGGATAATAACAAGATGGAATGGCCGTCAACCAGTGGGAGAAGCAGCTGGTTTTTTAGCGAGTTTTTTGGGTACCCTTGCTAGAATGTATAGAGATTTTCCAATAATGTTTGAAAGTTGGGACAAAATTCcagagaaaacaaaaactaaagtTTATGATGAAAAAATAAAG acaaaatttgttgttgatgatggaGACAACAAAAGCTATATTTTGACAAGTATTGGAAGGAAATGGAAGGATGAAAGATGTCGGTTGTTCAAGGAACATTATAAATGGGATCTCCCATTAGAAGTGAATCTTGCGAATTATCCACGTCATATTGGCCCAACCGATTGGGCTCTTTTTGTAGCATATAGGCGGAAGCCGGACACGCAAAAGAAGGCACAAAAAAATGTAGCAAATAGGAAAAAACTAACGACCCCTCATACACTAGGAAAAAAGTCTCTTGCGAGGAAGAAAGATGAGTTGGTATGA
- the LOC11440711 gene encoding remorin isoform X2, with protein MENRLNQRRVSFSSPPQSQQHTRDDEFVTAIAATAFSIYSLEEAGILDLKKVRDSQKFSKNLTIRGKEENIPKQPSYGETSMRRPFRQETRTPEGALPLRSSSGASPTGGYQNQKGIVLHNKNNKAKAEAWEKAKMERIQKRYEKMKSQILSWEGEKRVQAKQQMERKKNELDYTRANAIEHYKRKIARIDMIGQRAIKELEDNRRKEELKVKEKANKIRKTGKVPVTCFCFKSL; from the exons ATGGAGAATAGGCTCAACCAAAGAAG AGTATCATTTTCTAGTCCACCACAATCACAGCAGCATACAAGAGACGATGAGTTTGTAACTGCAATAGCAGCTACTGCATTTTCCATTTATTCATTAGAAGAAGCAGGGATTCTTGATTTGAAGAAAGTAAGAGATAGTCAAAAGTTTTCAAAGAACCTAACTATAAGAGGAAAAGAGGAGAATATACCAAAGCAACCAAGTTATg GTGAAACTTCAATGAGAAGGCCATTTAGACAAGAAACAAGGACACCAGAAGGTGCTTTACCTCTTAGAAGTTCAAGTGGTGCATCCCCAACAGGAGggtatcaaaatcaaaaaggGATTGTATTacataacaaaaataacaaagcAAAAGCAGAAGCTTGGGAAAAGGCTAAAATGGAAAGAATTCAAAAGAG GTATGAGAAGATGAAGTCCCAAATCCTTTCTTGGGAGGGTGAGAAAAGAGTTCAAGCAAAACAACAAATGGAAAGGAAAAAG AATGAATTGGATTACACAAGAGCAAATGCAATAGAACATTACAAGAGAAAGATAGCAAGGATAGATATGATTGGACAAAGAGCAATTAAAGAGTTGGAAGACAACAGAAGAAAAGAAGAGTTAAAGGttaaagaaaaagctaacaaaattagaaaaacagGAAAGGTCCCTGTCACATGTTTCTGTTTCAAGTCTTTATAG
- the LOC11440711 gene encoding uncharacterized protein isoform X1, which yields MENRLNQRRVSFSSPPQSQQHTRDDEFVTAIAATAFSIYSLEEAGILDLKKVRDSQKFSKNLTIRGKEENIPKQPSYGETSMRRPFRQETRTPEGALPLRSSSGASPTGGYQNQKGIVLHNKNNKAKAEAWEKAKMERIQKRKFRYEKMKSQILSWEGEKRVQAKQQMERKKNELDYTRANAIEHYKRKIARIDMIGQRAIKELEDNRRKEELKVKEKANKIRKTGKVPVTCFCFKSL from the exons ATGGAGAATAGGCTCAACCAAAGAAG AGTATCATTTTCTAGTCCACCACAATCACAGCAGCATACAAGAGACGATGAGTTTGTAACTGCAATAGCAGCTACTGCATTTTCCATTTATTCATTAGAAGAAGCAGGGATTCTTGATTTGAAGAAAGTAAGAGATAGTCAAAAGTTTTCAAAGAACCTAACTATAAGAGGAAAAGAGGAGAATATACCAAAGCAACCAAGTTATg GTGAAACTTCAATGAGAAGGCCATTTAGACAAGAAACAAGGACACCAGAAGGTGCTTTACCTCTTAGAAGTTCAAGTGGTGCATCCCCAACAGGAGggtatcaaaatcaaaaaggGATTGTATTacataacaaaaataacaaagcAAAAGCAGAAGCTTGGGAAAAGGCTAAAATGGAAAGAATTCAAAAGAG AAAATTCAGGTATGAGAAGATGAAGTCCCAAATCCTTTCTTGGGAGGGTGAGAAAAGAGTTCAAGCAAAACAACAAATGGAAAGGAAAAAG AATGAATTGGATTACACAAGAGCAAATGCAATAGAACATTACAAGAGAAAGATAGCAAGGATAGATATGATTGGACAAAGAGCAATTAAAGAGTTGGAAGACAACAGAAGAAAAGAAGAGTTAAAGGttaaagaaaaagctaacaaaattagaaaaacagGAAAGGTCCCTGTCACATGTTTCTGTTTCAAGTCTTTATAG
- the LOC112420487 gene encoding uncharacterized protein translates to MFSVSHKDSKGLYVNEEAKKKAEQLQIEMQNTPENEAFVKVFGKEHPGYVRSMGLGIPPSQISTSHRARATSSFEANEKMLKMQAEIDSLKDKASQVDILKEQVAFLMQMQNSREKQVKLYFHKFHSCCLD, encoded by the exons ATGTTTTCAGTTTCTCATAAGGACTCCAAAGGGCTATATGTCAATGAAGAGGCCAAGAAAAAAGCT GAACAATTGCAAATTGAAATGCAAAACACTCCTGAGAATGAAGCATTTGTCAAAGTGTTTGGAAAAGAACATCCTGGATATGTGCGTTCTATGGGACTTGGGATACCACCATCTCAAATCTCTACTTCTCACCGTGCTAGAGCGACATCTTCCTTTGAGGCTAATGAGAAGATGTTGAAAATGCAAGCCGAAATCGATTCACTTAAGGATAAGGCTTCACAAGTTgatatcttgaaggaacaaGTGGCATTTTTGATGCAAATGCAGAATTCTAGAGAAAAACAGGTAAAATTGTATTTTCACAAGTTTCATTCTTGTTGCTTGGATTAG
- the LOC11423850 gene encoding F-box/FBD/LRR-repeat protein At5g22660: protein MHLNRNPTLCAVYVAIEKMELVSNADIISDLPDSILCHILSFLPTKLAATTSVLSKRWKSVWISVLAINFEDETFKDSNSFRKFVFSALFSLRDQKASIHSFTLKFGQSFRCFKQYEFNQILKYAMERGVENLNFDMSGKNRLITLPPRILSFKTLQVLKLSHIRMRDYDHVDLPHLKTLYLDRIYIISLDYLVKFLFGCPILEDLHKKKILYPSLVPVENLNALPNLVKVSICHDMDTLMTLVCKAKIMHVEKMSISRTRLTVFHNLTHMELSVHDKFCNKRCTRLLGILPHFPKLEHYIIQDCGNAENSCYNCWKHPITVPECISSRLKTCCIRGYRGTRHQFKFAKYIMQNANVLETMAIKSMCRVNFQKLLELSSITRGSTSFKLFD from the exons ATGCATCTCAACCGAAACCCTACCCTTTGCGCAGTCTATGTTGCAATTGAGAAGATGGAGTTAGTTTCAAACGCGGATATAATCAGTGACTTGCCAGATTCCATACTTTGTCACATTCTCTCCTTTCTTCCGACTAAACTAGCTGCAACCACAAGCGTCCTCTCAAAGAGATGGAAATCGGTGTGGATCTCAGTCCTTGCCATCAATTTTGAGGACGAAACCTTCAAAGATAGCAACAGCTTTCGCAAATTTGTTTTCTCTGCTTTGTTCTCATTGCGAGACCAAAAGGCATCAATCCATTCTTTTACCCTCAAATTTGGTCAATCTTTTCGTTGTTTCAAGCAATATGAGttcaatcaaattttgaaatatgcTATGGAAAGAGGAGTCGAGAATCTTAACTTCGACATGTCTGGTAAAAATCGTCTTATCACATTACCTCCTCGCATTCTCAGTTTTAAGACTCTTCAAGTTCTTAAATTGTCACACATACGGATGCGAGATTATGATCATGTAGATCTTCCTCATCTCAAAACTCTTTATTTGGATAGAATTTATATCATATCTCTTGATTATTTAGTGAAGTTTCTGTTTGGTTGTCCTATTCTTGAggatttgcataaaaaaaagattttatacCCGTCACTTGTTCCCGTGGAAAATTTGAATGCTTTACCTAATTTGGTGAAAGTAAGTATTTGCCATGATATGGATACTTTGATGACTTTGGTTTGTAAGGCAAAGATTATGCATGTAGAAAAG ATGTCAATCTCTCGGACAAGGCTTACCGTGTTTCACAATTTGACCCACATGGAACTTAGTGTTCATGATAAGTTTTGCAATAAGAGATGTACGAGGTTGCTAGGAATACTCCCACATTTTCCCAAACTTGAACATTATATCATTCAG GATTGTGGGAATGCAGAGAATAGTTGTTACAATTGTTGGAAGCATCCCATCACTGTTCCAGAATGCATTTCATCACGTCTCAAAACATGCTGTATTAGAGGTTATAGAGGCACAAGACATCAGTTCAAatttgcaaaatatattatgCAGAATGCTAATGTACTAGAGACCATGGCAATTAAGTCTATGTGCCGTGTAAACTTCCAAAAGTTACTGGAATTATCTTCAATTACAAGGGGATCTAcatcatttaaactatttgattga